The proteins below are encoded in one region of Pangasianodon hypophthalmus isolate fPanHyp1 chromosome 6, fPanHyp1.pri, whole genome shotgun sequence:
- the mtif2 gene encoding translation initiation factor IF-2, mitochondrial isoform X1 encodes MLHAMIKRFSVLIGRAASAHCLDVPLYTPHHVRYLAAKPDRVHGKAKKFILKPVKLEKQEKQEVEIKQSMTVSQLAEAMNKDIDHVYEALLNTAININDLEPDTVLEEKWLKEAIKRSGMKYKWAKIVENEVRENKDVQRQPPPDPASLVNRPPVVTIMGHVDHGKTTLLDSLRKSQIAVQEAGGITQHTGAFLVQLPSGELITFLDTPGHAAFSAMRARGALVTDIIILVVAADDGVMKQTIESIQHAKKAKVPIIVAVNKCDKPQADPQKVKQALLAHDVVCEEFGGDVQAIHLSALKGENLMELAEATVALAEMLELKADPKGLVEGTVIESHTSKGKGSVTMAIIKRGTLKKGCILVAGKAWAKVRLMFDENGRTVTNAGPGIPVEIVGWKELPSAGEEILEVESEQRAREVVEWRTYMEEQNKLKEDQQAIEAKQKQHQESYQKERERLAHLNWRQRKVALYKANKHHIASRPSEKTEAEDPSLSLIVKGDVDGSVEAILNILASYDAEEQCVLNIVHFGVGDISENDINMAETFSGIIYGFNIGANKSIQDMAAKKGISLKMHRVIYHLIDDLKEELSSKLPPTTEENIVGEASVLATFDVTVGKKKVPVAGCRVQKGQLDKKMKFRLVRGKEVLWEGALTALKHHKDDVQVVKTGMECGLSLDKAIDFKAGDEIICYEETEKQQRISWDPGF; translated from the exons TGCCATGATTAAGAGGTTTTCTGTCCTGATCGGGAGGGCCGCATCAGCCCATTGCCTTGATGTTCCACTATACACTCCCCATCATGTACGATACCTGGCTGCTAAACCG GATAGAGTACATGGAAAAGCTAAGAAGTTTATCCTGAAACCAGTGAAATTAGAGAAACAGGAGAAGCAAGAAGTGGAGATCAAACAGTCTATGACTGTGTCTCAACTTGCTGAGGCTATGAACAAAGACATAGATCATGTATATGAGGCCTTACTGAACACAGCTATAAATATCAATGATCTGGAACCAGACACTGTGTTGGAGGAGAAGTGGCTAAAAGAGGCTATAAAGAGGTCTGGGATGAAGTATAAATGGGCCAAGATAGTGGAGAATGAAGTCAGAGAAAACAAAGATGTCCAGAGACAACCACCACCAGATCCTGCTAGTTTAGTGAACAGACCTCCAGTAGTAACTATTATGGGGCATGTGGATCATGGGAAGACCACGCTGCTGGACAGCCTGAGGAAGAGCCAGATTGCTGTACAAGAGGCTGGAGGCATCACGCAACACACTGGAGCGTTTCTGGTCCAGCTTCCTTCTGGTGAACTCATTACGTTTCTGGACACCCCTGGACATGCAGCGTTTTCTGCTATGAGGGCTCGTGGTGCCTTGGTTACTGACATCATCATTCTGGTGGTTGCAGCTGATGACGGAGTGATGAAGCAGACCATCGAGTCCATACAGCATGCCAAGAAAGCCAAAGTGCCAATCATTGTGGCAGTGAATAAATGTGATAAGCCTCAGGCAGATCCCCAGAAAGTGAAACAAGCTTTGCTGGCCCATGATGTTGTGTGTGAAGAGTTTGGAGGAGACGTCCAGGCTATCCATTTGTCTGCTTTAAAGGGGGAGAATCTGATGGAGCTGGCTGAAGCCACAGTAGCACTTGCTGAGATGCTGGAACTGAAAGCTGACCCTAAGGGTCTAGTAGAGGGGACTGTCATTGAAAGCCATACAAGCAAGGGCAAAGGATCTGTAACCATGGCAATAATCAAACGGGGCACTCTAAAGAAGGGCTGCATACTGGTGGCAGGAAAGGCCTGGGCTAAAGTGCGCTTAATGTTTGATGAGAACGGCCGAACTGTGACAAACGCAGGGCCTGGCATTCCTGTAGAGATTGTTGGCTGGAAGGAACTACCTTCTGCTGGTGAAGAAATTCTGGAGGTGGAGTCGGAGCAACGGGCTCGGGAGGTAGTGGAGTGGCGCACATACATGGAAGAACAGAACAAGTTGAAGGAGGATCAGCAAGCCATCGAGGCCAAGCAGAAGCAACACCAAGAGAGCTatcagaaagagagggagagactggCGCATCTCAACTGGAGGCAGAGGAAAGTCGCTCTCTACAAGGCCAACAAGCACCATATAGCCTCCAGACCCAGTGAGAAAACCGAGGCTGAGGATCCCAGTCTGAGTCTCATTGTCAAAGGTGATGTTGATGGCTCAGTGGAGGCAATTTTGAACATTCTTGCAAGTTATGATGCAGAGGAACAGTGTGTCTTAAATATAGTGCATTTTGGTGTTGGGGATATCTCAGAAAATGACATTAACATGGCAGAGACGTTCTCAGGAATAATATATGGTTTCAACATTGGCGCTAATAAGTCAATACAAGACATGGCTGCCAAGAAGGGCATATCCTTAAAGATGCATCGTGTCATCTACCATCTGATAGATGACCTGAAAGAGGAGCTTAGCAGTAAACTGCCCCCAACCACTGAGGAGAATATAGTAGGAGAAGCATCTGTTCTGGCCACATTTGATGTGACTGTAGGGAAGAAGAAGGTCCCAGTGGCTGGCTGCAGAGTCCAGAAGGGCCAACTGGACAAGAAGATGAAATTTCGACTCGTTCGAGGGAAAGAGGTTCTTTGGGAAGGGGCATTGACTGCACTAAAACATCACAAAGATGATGTGCAAGTTGTGAAGACAGGCATGGAGTGCGGTCTGTCTTTGGACAAAGCTATTGACTTTAAAGCTGGAGATGAAATAATCTGTTATGAGGAAACAGAGAAGCAGCAGAGAATATCTTGGGATCCAGGGTTTTAA
- the LOC113526461 gene encoding uncharacterized protein LOC113526461: protein MKLRQLMRLLLFWSTLYLQTPDGSAVTVTHDLSETNSKMSLEILEEKRSPLQIKPKITVNVIPGNATELQCRNETSEGLVMWWQTPFGSFGERYKFSTKDPIEMSNGNLRISKATLSHTGLYSCHLVDSRSTTVIPYRVNVLNKNTHETRTRIRTAREAETSTMQYSDTHFAAAVSSSVLVTFIGAFTLGAFSQPYVIKCLQRTRARMCPNKSSHRETTRVGSHRLGTVFFRRNPNSVEDTVEFAPESSASAKAPSNIKTNQENQDGAHLERDSVSSDVENGIDSTSNGDAVDGSDQPKDQAGDEQKAELGSETIMRQKPKRVSRVIKLYNYDEDGNKYSHIKEPEDNPIPRQRVTSLTRLQSIMSEVESPDFSTSRDSTRDSTEPDEALSMT, encoded by the exons ATGAAACTGAGGCAGCTAATGAGGCTACTTCTGTTTTGGAGTACACTTTATCTTCAAACACCTGATGGATCTGCTGTTACGGTGACCCATGATTTAAGTGAGACAAACTCCAAAATGAGTCTGGAGATTCTGGAGGAAAAACGGAGCCCATTACAAATCAAGCCTAAAATCACAGTCAATGTCATTCCGGGAAATGCTACAGAGCTACAATGTAGGAATGAGACTAGCGAAG GATTGGTTATGTGGTGGCAGACCCCCTTTGGATCATTTGGAGAAAGATACAAGTTCAGCACTAAGGACCCGATAGAGATGAGTAATGGGAATTTGAGGATCTCAAAGGCTACGTTAAGTCACACTGGACTCTACAGTTGCCACCTTGTGGATAGTAGAAGCACAACAGTCATTCCATATAGAGTAAATGTactgaacaaaaacacacacgagACAAGAACGAGGATAAGAACAGCCAGAGAGGCCGAGACATCTACCATGCAATACTCAGACACTCACTTCGCAGCAGCTGTGTCATCCTCAGTGTTGGTCACCTTTATAGGGGCGTTTACACTCGGTGCATTCAGCCAACCCTACGTCATTAAGTGTCTACAAAGAACAAGGGCCAGGATGTGTCCTAACAAAAGCAGCCACAGAGAGACTACGAGAGTCGGTAGTCATAGACTCGGGACTGTGTTTTTCCGCAGAAACCCAAACTCTGTAGAAGACACTGTAGAATTTGCGCCAGAGTCCTCAGCATCCGCCAAGGCTCCTTCTAACATCAAGACAAACCAAGAGAACCAAGATGGAGCTCATCTGGAGCGTGACTCAGTAAGCAGCGATGTTGAAAATGGCATAGACAGCACATCAAATGGAGACGCTGTTGATGGATCAGATCAACCGAAAGACCAAGCAGGAGATGAACAGAAAGCCGAACTGGGATCAGAGACGATCATGCGCCAAAAGCCCAAACGAGTCAGTAGAGTTATTAAACTCTACAACTACGATGAAGATGGAAACAAATACAGTCACATTAAAGAACCTGAAGACAACCCTATACCCAGACAGAGAGTGACGTCACTTACTCGGCTCCAAAGCATCATGAGCGAGGTGGAATCACCAGATTTCTCCACCAGCAGAGACTCAACCAGAGACTCAACCGAACCAGATGAAGCTCTCAGCATGACTTAG
- the mtif2 gene encoding translation initiation factor IF-2, mitochondrial isoform X2 — MIKRFSVLIGRAASAHCLDVPLYTPHHVRYLAAKPDRVHGKAKKFILKPVKLEKQEKQEVEIKQSMTVSQLAEAMNKDIDHVYEALLNTAININDLEPDTVLEEKWLKEAIKRSGMKYKWAKIVENEVRENKDVQRQPPPDPASLVNRPPVVTIMGHVDHGKTTLLDSLRKSQIAVQEAGGITQHTGAFLVQLPSGELITFLDTPGHAAFSAMRARGALVTDIIILVVAADDGVMKQTIESIQHAKKAKVPIIVAVNKCDKPQADPQKVKQALLAHDVVCEEFGGDVQAIHLSALKGENLMELAEATVALAEMLELKADPKGLVEGTVIESHTSKGKGSVTMAIIKRGTLKKGCILVAGKAWAKVRLMFDENGRTVTNAGPGIPVEIVGWKELPSAGEEILEVESEQRAREVVEWRTYMEEQNKLKEDQQAIEAKQKQHQESYQKERERLAHLNWRQRKVALYKANKHHIASRPSEKTEAEDPSLSLIVKGDVDGSVEAILNILASYDAEEQCVLNIVHFGVGDISENDINMAETFSGIIYGFNIGANKSIQDMAAKKGISLKMHRVIYHLIDDLKEELSSKLPPTTEENIVGEASVLATFDVTVGKKKVPVAGCRVQKGQLDKKMKFRLVRGKEVLWEGALTALKHHKDDVQVVKTGMECGLSLDKAIDFKAGDEIICYEETEKQQRISWDPGF, encoded by the exons ATGATTAAGAGGTTTTCTGTCCTGATCGGGAGGGCCGCATCAGCCCATTGCCTTGATGTTCCACTATACACTCCCCATCATGTACGATACCTGGCTGCTAAACCG GATAGAGTACATGGAAAAGCTAAGAAGTTTATCCTGAAACCAGTGAAATTAGAGAAACAGGAGAAGCAAGAAGTGGAGATCAAACAGTCTATGACTGTGTCTCAACTTGCTGAGGCTATGAACAAAGACATAGATCATGTATATGAGGCCTTACTGAACACAGCTATAAATATCAATGATCTGGAACCAGACACTGTGTTGGAGGAGAAGTGGCTAAAAGAGGCTATAAAGAGGTCTGGGATGAAGTATAAATGGGCCAAGATAGTGGAGAATGAAGTCAGAGAAAACAAAGATGTCCAGAGACAACCACCACCAGATCCTGCTAGTTTAGTGAACAGACCTCCAGTAGTAACTATTATGGGGCATGTGGATCATGGGAAGACCACGCTGCTGGACAGCCTGAGGAAGAGCCAGATTGCTGTACAAGAGGCTGGAGGCATCACGCAACACACTGGAGCGTTTCTGGTCCAGCTTCCTTCTGGTGAACTCATTACGTTTCTGGACACCCCTGGACATGCAGCGTTTTCTGCTATGAGGGCTCGTGGTGCCTTGGTTACTGACATCATCATTCTGGTGGTTGCAGCTGATGACGGAGTGATGAAGCAGACCATCGAGTCCATACAGCATGCCAAGAAAGCCAAAGTGCCAATCATTGTGGCAGTGAATAAATGTGATAAGCCTCAGGCAGATCCCCAGAAAGTGAAACAAGCTTTGCTGGCCCATGATGTTGTGTGTGAAGAGTTTGGAGGAGACGTCCAGGCTATCCATTTGTCTGCTTTAAAGGGGGAGAATCTGATGGAGCTGGCTGAAGCCACAGTAGCACTTGCTGAGATGCTGGAACTGAAAGCTGACCCTAAGGGTCTAGTAGAGGGGACTGTCATTGAAAGCCATACAAGCAAGGGCAAAGGATCTGTAACCATGGCAATAATCAAACGGGGCACTCTAAAGAAGGGCTGCATACTGGTGGCAGGAAAGGCCTGGGCTAAAGTGCGCTTAATGTTTGATGAGAACGGCCGAACTGTGACAAACGCAGGGCCTGGCATTCCTGTAGAGATTGTTGGCTGGAAGGAACTACCTTCTGCTGGTGAAGAAATTCTGGAGGTGGAGTCGGAGCAACGGGCTCGGGAGGTAGTGGAGTGGCGCACATACATGGAAGAACAGAACAAGTTGAAGGAGGATCAGCAAGCCATCGAGGCCAAGCAGAAGCAACACCAAGAGAGCTatcagaaagagagggagagactggCGCATCTCAACTGGAGGCAGAGGAAAGTCGCTCTCTACAAGGCCAACAAGCACCATATAGCCTCCAGACCCAGTGAGAAAACCGAGGCTGAGGATCCCAGTCTGAGTCTCATTGTCAAAGGTGATGTTGATGGCTCAGTGGAGGCAATTTTGAACATTCTTGCAAGTTATGATGCAGAGGAACAGTGTGTCTTAAATATAGTGCATTTTGGTGTTGGGGATATCTCAGAAAATGACATTAACATGGCAGAGACGTTCTCAGGAATAATATATGGTTTCAACATTGGCGCTAATAAGTCAATACAAGACATGGCTGCCAAGAAGGGCATATCCTTAAAGATGCATCGTGTCATCTACCATCTGATAGATGACCTGAAAGAGGAGCTTAGCAGTAAACTGCCCCCAACCACTGAGGAGAATATAGTAGGAGAAGCATCTGTTCTGGCCACATTTGATGTGACTGTAGGGAAGAAGAAGGTCCCAGTGGCTGGCTGCAGAGTCCAGAAGGGCCAACTGGACAAGAAGATGAAATTTCGACTCGTTCGAGGGAAAGAGGTTCTTTGGGAAGGGGCATTGACTGCACTAAAACATCACAAAGATGATGTGCAAGTTGTGAAGACAGGCATGGAGTGCGGTCTGTCTTTGGACAAAGCTATTGACTTTAAAGCTGGAGATGAAATAATCTGTTATGAGGAAACAGAGAAGCAGCAGAGAATATCTTGGGATCCAGGGTTTTAA
- the mtif2 gene encoding translation initiation factor IF-2, mitochondrial isoform X3, translated as MFHYTLPIMYDTWLLNRVHGKAKKFILKPVKLEKQEKQEVEIKQSMTVSQLAEAMNKDIDHVYEALLNTAININDLEPDTVLEEKWLKEAIKRSGMKYKWAKIVENEVRENKDVQRQPPPDPASLVNRPPVVTIMGHVDHGKTTLLDSLRKSQIAVQEAGGITQHTGAFLVQLPSGELITFLDTPGHAAFSAMRARGALVTDIIILVVAADDGVMKQTIESIQHAKKAKVPIIVAVNKCDKPQADPQKVKQALLAHDVVCEEFGGDVQAIHLSALKGENLMELAEATVALAEMLELKADPKGLVEGTVIESHTSKGKGSVTMAIIKRGTLKKGCILVAGKAWAKVRLMFDENGRTVTNAGPGIPVEIVGWKELPSAGEEILEVESEQRAREVVEWRTYMEEQNKLKEDQQAIEAKQKQHQESYQKERERLAHLNWRQRKVALYKANKHHIASRPSEKTEAEDPSLSLIVKGDVDGSVEAILNILASYDAEEQCVLNIVHFGVGDISENDINMAETFSGIIYGFNIGANKSIQDMAAKKGISLKMHRVIYHLIDDLKEELSSKLPPTTEENIVGEASVLATFDVTVGKKKVPVAGCRVQKGQLDKKMKFRLVRGKEVLWEGALTALKHHKDDVQVVKTGMECGLSLDKAIDFKAGDEIICYEETEKQQRISWDPGF; from the exons ATGTTCCACTATACACTCCCCATCATGTACGATACCTGGCTGCTAAACCG AGTACATGGAAAAGCTAAGAAGTTTATCCTGAAACCAGTGAAATTAGAGAAACAGGAGAAGCAAGAAGTGGAGATCAAACAGTCTATGACTGTGTCTCAACTTGCTGAGGCTATGAACAAAGACATAGATCATGTATATGAGGCCTTACTGAACACAGCTATAAATATCAATGATCTGGAACCAGACACTGTGTTGGAGGAGAAGTGGCTAAAAGAGGCTATAAAGAGGTCTGGGATGAAGTATAAATGGGCCAAGATAGTGGAGAATGAAGTCAGAGAAAACAAAGATGTCCAGAGACAACCACCACCAGATCCTGCTAGTTTAGTGAACAGACCTCCAGTAGTAACTATTATGGGGCATGTGGATCATGGGAAGACCACGCTGCTGGACAGCCTGAGGAAGAGCCAGATTGCTGTACAAGAGGCTGGAGGCATCACGCAACACACTGGAGCGTTTCTGGTCCAGCTTCCTTCTGGTGAACTCATTACGTTTCTGGACACCCCTGGACATGCAGCGTTTTCTGCTATGAGGGCTCGTGGTGCCTTGGTTACTGACATCATCATTCTGGTGGTTGCAGCTGATGACGGAGTGATGAAGCAGACCATCGAGTCCATACAGCATGCCAAGAAAGCCAAAGTGCCAATCATTGTGGCAGTGAATAAATGTGATAAGCCTCAGGCAGATCCCCAGAAAGTGAAACAAGCTTTGCTGGCCCATGATGTTGTGTGTGAAGAGTTTGGAGGAGACGTCCAGGCTATCCATTTGTCTGCTTTAAAGGGGGAGAATCTGATGGAGCTGGCTGAAGCCACAGTAGCACTTGCTGAGATGCTGGAACTGAAAGCTGACCCTAAGGGTCTAGTAGAGGGGACTGTCATTGAAAGCCATACAAGCAAGGGCAAAGGATCTGTAACCATGGCAATAATCAAACGGGGCACTCTAAAGAAGGGCTGCATACTGGTGGCAGGAAAGGCCTGGGCTAAAGTGCGCTTAATGTTTGATGAGAACGGCCGAACTGTGACAAACGCAGGGCCTGGCATTCCTGTAGAGATTGTTGGCTGGAAGGAACTACCTTCTGCTGGTGAAGAAATTCTGGAGGTGGAGTCGGAGCAACGGGCTCGGGAGGTAGTGGAGTGGCGCACATACATGGAAGAACAGAACAAGTTGAAGGAGGATCAGCAAGCCATCGAGGCCAAGCAGAAGCAACACCAAGAGAGCTatcagaaagagagggagagactggCGCATCTCAACTGGAGGCAGAGGAAAGTCGCTCTCTACAAGGCCAACAAGCACCATATAGCCTCCAGACCCAGTGAGAAAACCGAGGCTGAGGATCCCAGTCTGAGTCTCATTGTCAAAGGTGATGTTGATGGCTCAGTGGAGGCAATTTTGAACATTCTTGCAAGTTATGATGCAGAGGAACAGTGTGTCTTAAATATAGTGCATTTTGGTGTTGGGGATATCTCAGAAAATGACATTAACATGGCAGAGACGTTCTCAGGAATAATATATGGTTTCAACATTGGCGCTAATAAGTCAATACAAGACATGGCTGCCAAGAAGGGCATATCCTTAAAGATGCATCGTGTCATCTACCATCTGATAGATGACCTGAAAGAGGAGCTTAGCAGTAAACTGCCCCCAACCACTGAGGAGAATATAGTAGGAGAAGCATCTGTTCTGGCCACATTTGATGTGACTGTAGGGAAGAAGAAGGTCCCAGTGGCTGGCTGCAGAGTCCAGAAGGGCCAACTGGACAAGAAGATGAAATTTCGACTCGTTCGAGGGAAAGAGGTTCTTTGGGAAGGGGCATTGACTGCACTAAAACATCACAAAGATGATGTGCAAGTTGTGAAGACAGGCATGGAGTGCGGTCTGTCTTTGGACAAAGCTATTGACTTTAAAGCTGGAGATGAAATAATCTGTTATGAGGAAACAGAGAAGCAGCAGAGAATATCTTGGGATCCAGGGTTTTAA
- the serp1 gene encoding stress-associated endoplasmic reticulum protein 1: MVAKQRIRMANEKHSKNITQRGNVAKSSRGTQDEKAAVGPWLLALFVFVVCGSAIFQIIQSIRMGM, from the exons ATGGTCGCGAAGCAGAGGATACGCATGGCGAACGAGAAGCACAgcaaaaacatcacacagcgAGGGAACGTGGCCAAATCATCA AGAGGCACACAAGACGAAAAGGCGGCGGTAGGACCCTGGCTCCTGGCCTTATTCGTCTTTGTAGTGTGTGGATCAG CCATTTTCCAGATTATTCAGAGCATCCGAATGGGGATGTAA
- the dcun1d5 gene encoding DCN1-like protein 5 encodes MPVKKKRKSSGSEDPSIRKCKITSYCRTQTPGRLINPEDQFSSKKCLAWFYEYAGPDDVVGPEGMEKFCEDIGVEPENIIMLVLAWKLEAPNMGFFTKEEWLKGMTSLQCDCTERLQGKLDYLRSQLNDAAVFRNIYRYAFDFARDKDQRSLDMDTAKSMLALLLGRTWPLFPVFHQFLEQSKYKVMNKDQWYNVLEFSRTVNSDLSNYDEDGAWPVMLDEFVEWYKARLTL; translated from the exons ATGcctgtaaaaaagaaaagaaagtccTCTGGTTCTGAAGACCCCAGCATCCGGAAGTGCAAAATTACCAG TTACTGTAGGACACAGACTCCTGGGAGATTGATAAACCCCGAAGATCAGTTCTCCAGCAAGAAGTGCCTTGCGTGGTTTTACGAGTATGCAG GGCCGGATGATGTGGTGGGACCCGAGGGCATGGAGAAGTTCTGTGAGGATATAGGCGTTGAACCAGAGAAC ATTATCATGTTAGTCTTAGCCTGGAAACTAGAAGCACCAAATATGGGATTTTTCACAAAAGAAGAGTGGCTGAAGGGAATGACGTCACTGCA GTGTGATTGCACAGAACGGTTACAAGGCAAACTCGACTATTTGCGTTCTCAGCTGAACGACGCAGCCGTGTTCAGGAACATATACAGATACGCCTTTGACTTTGCCAgg GATAAAGACCAGCGTAGTCTAGACATGGACACTGCAAAGTCAATGTTGGCGCTGCTTCTTGGAAGAACGTGGCCCCTGTTTCCTGTGTTTCACCAGTTTTTGGAG CAATCTAAGTATAAGGTTATGAACAAGGATCAGTGGTACAACGTCTTAGAGTTCAGCCGCACTGTTAACTCAGACCTCAGTAACTACGACGAGGACGGAGCTT GGCCGGTGATGCTGGACGAGTTTGTGGAATGGTATAAAGCCAGACTGACATTATAG
- the eif2a gene encoding eukaryotic translation initiation factor 2A, with the protein MAPPTPQLAVRGSDGTFLLRGPPNCEESPTFQRDERQSKYVTFSRDGTLFGWCNGEKVSVIKVEKGDLVKSFDLPKTTMLGFSPLNKVLVTWKQYAKSQDNPQGEANLQLWDLQTGNCIKAFYQKKAEGWCPSWADDESVAVRCVNNELHFFENNNFETIANKLHLQKVSDFALSPGTQPSKVAVYVPGSKGAPSFVRLYQYPNFSGPTSALANKSFFKADKVTMLWNKRASAVLVTASTEVDKTGASYYGEQTLHYLATNGDSAVVQLPKNGPIYDVTWSPNSSEFCVVYGFMPAKATVFNLKCEPIFDFGTGPRNAAFYSPQGHILVLAGFGNLRGQMEVWDVKKYKQVSKPQAADTTFFSWCPDGEHIVTATCSPRLRVSNGYKIWHYTGTVLYKQDAPAGKELWEVVWQPFLPGTFPEKPVKYQAAASELGSTEAKPTQAYRPPALRNKPESSSSLKLHEEEPPQNMKPGAGDKQMSKAALKNQRRREAKKAAKQENKSEEAPTPSSEPPPTREIPVASTHGDPETDKKIKNLKKKLKAIEELKEQQAAGKQMQKNQLEKIQKEAQLLKELEGLELGL; encoded by the exons ATGGCGCCTCCCACACCGCAGTTAGCAG TTCGAGGGTCAGATGGGACATTTCTGCTCCGCGGACCACCGAACTGTGAGGAAAGTCCGACTTTTCAGCG AGATGAACGACAGAGCAAATATGTGACCTTCAGCAGGGATGGCACTTTGTTTGGCTGGTGCAATGGGGAGAA GGTCAGTGTCATCAAAGTTGAGAAGGGAGATTTGGTGAAGTCTTTTGATCTACCAAAAACTACAATGCTGGGATTTTCTCCGCTTAACAAAGTGCTGGTTACATGGAAGCAGTACGCCA AATCACAAGATAATCCTCAGGGTGAGGCTAACCTCCAGCTGTGGGATCTGCAAACAGGCAACTGTATCAAAGCGTTTTACCAGAAAAAAGCAGAGGGATG GTGTCCAAGTTGGGCCGATGATGAAAGCGTCGCAGTCAGATGTGTGAACAATGAACTTCATTTCTTTGAGAATAATAACTTCG AAACCATTGCCAACAAACTTCATCTTCAGAAGGTATCAGACTTTGCTCTGTCACCAGGAACTCAGCCAAGCAAG GTTGCTGTCTACGTTCCTGGAAGCAAGGGTGCCCCCTCTTTTGTCCGGCTTTATCAGTACCCTAATTTTAGTGGTCCTACCTCAGCTCTGGCCAACAAAAGCTTTTTCAAGGCTGATAAAGTGACCATGCTGTGGAACAAAAGAG CCAGTGCGGTTCTAGTTACAGCTAGCACAGAAGTGGATAAAACCGGTGCGTCGTACTACGGAGAGCAGACTTTACATTATCTCGCAACAAACGGAGACAGTGCAGTGGTCCAGCTCC CAAAGAACGGCCCTATTTACGATGTGACATGGAGCCCCAACTCTTCGGAATTCTGTGTTGTTTATGGCTTCATGCCTGCCAAAGCCACAGTCTTTAACCTGAAGTGCGAGCCCATTTTTGACTTTGGCACAGGTCCACGCAACGCTGCTTTTTACAGCCCGCAGGGCCACATCCTGGTCCTGGCAGGCTTTGGAAACTTGAGGGGTCAGATGGAGGTGTGGGATGTGAAGAAGTACAAGCAAGTGTCCAAGCCGCAGGCTGCAGACACCACGTTCTTCTCCTGGTGTCCTGATGGAGAGCACATTGTTACGGCAACCTGCTCGCCCAGGCTCAGGGTCAGTAACGGCTATAAGATCTGGCACTACACCGGCACGGTTCTGTACAAGCAGGACGCACCAGCAGGGAAAGAACTCTGGGAGGTGGTCTGGCAACCGTTCTTACCTGGAACGTTCCCAGAGAAGCCGGTGAAGTACCAGGCAGCTGCTAGTGAGCTCGGCAGCACCGAAGCCAAGCCTACGCAGGCCTACCGGCCTCCTGCCCTGCGCAACAAAccagagagcagcagcagcctcAAACTG CATGAAGAGGAACCACCACAGAACATGAAGCCTGGTGCCGGAGACAAGCAGATGTCCAAGGCAGCTCTGAAAAACCAGAGAAGACGAGAGGCAAAGAAAGCAGCTAAACAG gaaaataaatctGAAGAAGCTCCCACTCCATCTTCAGAGCCTCCGCCCACCAGAGAGATTCCTGTAGCGTCTACACACGGAGACCCTGAAACTGACAAAAAGATTAAGAACTTGAAAAAG AAACTGAAGGCTATTGAGGAGTTAAAGGAGCAACAAGCAGCAGGCaaacaaatgcagaaaaatcAG CTGGAGAAGATTCAGAAGGAGGCACAGCTGCTGAAGGAGCTCGAGGGCCTTGAATTAGGGCTGTAA